The following coding sequences lie in one Psychrobacter arenosus genomic window:
- the rpsH gene encoding 30S ribosomal protein S8: protein MSMQDTVADMLTRIRNGQMANKVTVEMPSSNLRKSIADLLVSEGFVSSASITEEDNNKATLSVELKYYQGKPVIESIQRFSRPGLRQYRGKDAIPVVKQGMGVAIVSTSQGIMSDRAARAAGIGGEIIAFVA, encoded by the coding sequence ATGAGTATGCAAGATACAGTCGCGGATATGCTAACGCGTATTCGTAACGGTCAAATGGCTAATAAAGTCACCGTTGAAATGCCAAGCTCTAACCTACGTAAGTCAATTGCTGACTTGCTAGTTAGTGAAGGTTTTGTATCGTCAGCTTCTATCACTGAAGAAGACAACAACAAAGCTACGTTATCTGTTGAACTTAAGTACTATCAAGGCAAGCCGGTTATTGAAAGCATCCAACGCTTCAGCCGTCCTGGTCTTCGTCAGTACCGTGGTAAAGATGCGATCCCAGTAGTGAAGCAGGGTATGGGTGTGGCAATTGTCTCAACCAGCCAAGGCATCATGAGCGATCGTGCTGCACGTGCAGCGGGCATCGGCGGTGAAATCATCGCGTTTGTTGCTTAA
- the rplF gene encoding 50S ribosomal protein L6 has product MSRVAKAPVTLPKGTSVTLNGQQVEVKGKNGTLSLRLHDLVELKQEEDTLLLSPVQNSKDAMMHTGTMRSLLNNMVHGVSEGFERRLQLIGVGYRANVAGNKVNLNVGYSHPVEYTLPEGVTAETPTQTEIILKSNDKQQLGQAAAKIRGFRPPEPYKGKGIRYSDEHVVRKEAKKK; this is encoded by the coding sequence ATGTCTCGTGTGGCTAAAGCCCCTGTGACGCTGCCGAAAGGTACTAGCGTTACTTTGAACGGTCAGCAGGTCGAAGTTAAAGGCAAGAATGGTACGTTGTCTTTACGCCTGCATGATTTGGTCGAGCTAAAACAGGAAGAAGATACATTACTTCTCTCACCTGTTCAAAACTCTAAAGACGCAATGATGCACACTGGTACTATGCGTTCACTATTGAACAACATGGTTCATGGCGTCTCAGAAGGTTTTGAGCGTCGTCTTCAGCTGATCGGTGTTGGTTATCGTGCAAACGTTGCCGGTAATAAAGTAAACCTAAACGTAGGTTACTCACACCCTGTTGAATACACCCTACCTGAAGGTGTGACTGCTGAAACCCCTACTCAAACTGAAATCATTTTGAAATCAAATGATAAGCAGCAGTTAGGTCAAGCAGCGGCTAAAATCCGTGGTTTCCGTCCACCAGAGCCTTATAAAGGCAAAGGTATTCGCTATAGCGACGAACATGTAGTTCGTAAAGAAGCTAAGAAAAAATAA
- the rpmD gene encoding 50S ribosomal protein L30, translating into MKTMKVTQIKSGAHRLKSHKACLKGLGLRRIRHTVEVEDTPSTRGMVNRINYMVKVEDA; encoded by the coding sequence ATGAAAACAATGAAAGTCACTCAAATTAAATCGGGTGCCCATCGCCTTAAGAGCCACAAAGCGTGCTTAAAAGGATTGGGATTACGCCGTATTAGACATACTGTAGAAGTTGAAGATACGCCTTCTACCCGTGGTATGGTTAATCGCATCAACTACATGGTAAAAGTGGAGGACGCGTAA
- the rpsK gene encoding 30S ribosomal protein S11: MAKDTRSRKKVTRRSVSEGVAHIHASFNNTIVTITDRQGNALAWATAGGQGFRGSRKSTPFAAQVAAEVAGKAAQEYGVKNVDVLVKGPGPGRESAVRALGALGYKINSISDVTPIPHNGCRAPKKRRV, from the coding sequence ATGGCAAAAGACACTCGCAGTCGCAAAAAGGTGACTCGTCGTTCAGTATCGGAGGGCGTAGCCCATATCCATGCGTCTTTTAATAACACCATTGTAACTATTACCGATCGTCAAGGTAATGCTTTGGCTTGGGCCACCGCTGGTGGGCAAGGCTTCCGCGGTTCACGCAAATCTACACCATTCGCGGCTCAGGTCGCAGCTGAAGTAGCTGGTAAAGCTGCTCAGGAATATGGTGTTAAGAATGTCGACGTTTTGGTCAAAGGACCAGGACCGGGTCGTGAGTCTGCGGTAAGAGCACTAGGTGCATTGGGTTATAAAATTAACAGCATTTCGGATGTTACCCCAATTCCACACAATGGTTGCCGTGCGCCCAAAAAGCGCCGCGTCTAA
- the rplE gene encoding 50S ribosomal protein L5: MARLKSLYNDQLKQQIKEELGLENVMQVPKITKITLNMGVGGASQDKKLLEGAVADMTAIAGQKPVITKARKSVAGFKIREEWPIGCKVTLRGEQMYEFLDRLVAIAIPRIRDFRGFSPKAFDGRGNYSLGIKEQIVFPEVEYDKIDRLRGLDVTITTSAETDEQGRALLKAFGFPFK; the protein is encoded by the coding sequence ATGGCAAGATTAAAATCTTTATATAACGACCAACTCAAGCAACAAATCAAAGAAGAGCTTGGTTTAGAAAATGTGATGCAAGTTCCAAAAATTACTAAAATCACATTAAACATGGGTGTTGGCGGTGCTTCTCAAGACAAGAAATTGCTTGAAGGCGCAGTGGCAGACATGACCGCTATTGCCGGTCAGAAGCCAGTCATCACTAAAGCTCGTAAATCTGTTGCTGGATTTAAGATTCGTGAAGAATGGCCAATTGGCTGTAAAGTAACGCTACGCGGTGAGCAGATGTACGAGTTCTTAGATCGTCTCGTTGCCATTGCGATTCCACGTATCCGTGACTTCCGTGGTTTTTCACCGAAAGCATTTGATGGCCGTGGTAACTACTCATTGGGCATCAAAGAACAAATCGTATTCCCAGAAGTAGAATATGACAAGATTGATCGTCTTCGTGGTCTTGATGTCACCATCACTACCTCAGCGGAAACTGATGAGCAAGGTCGTGCGTTACTTAAAGCTTTCGGCTTCCCATTTAAATAA
- the rplQ gene encoding 50S ribosomal protein L17: MRHRKSGVKLGRTGSHRKAMFQNMTNSLFEHELIKTTVPKAKELRRVAEPLITLAKEDSVANRRLAFSRMRSKAMVGKLFGTLAPRYQDRPGGYIRIIKCGNRDGDNAPMAYVELVDRD, encoded by the coding sequence ATGCGACATCGTAAGAGTGGAGTCAAGCTGGGTCGTACCGGCAGTCATCGCAAAGCTATGTTCCAGAACATGACCAATTCACTATTTGAGCATGAACTGATTAAGACCACTGTACCAAAAGCTAAAGAGCTTCGCCGTGTTGCTGAGCCATTAATCACGCTAGCTAAAGAAGACTCAGTGGCTAATCGCCGCCTAGCCTTCAGCCGTATGCGTAGTAAAGCAATGGTTGGCAAATTGTTCGGTACTTTAGCACCTCGCTATCAAGACCGTCCAGGCGGTTACATCCGCATCATCAAATGCGGTAACCGCGATGGTGATAATGCGCCGATGGCTTATGTAGAACTAGTTGATCGTGACTAA
- the secY gene encoding preprotein translocase subunit SecY, whose amino-acid sequence MTSSGIPLNPIAFIRKYNELWSRMLFLIGALIVYRLGSHIPVPGINPVNLADLFSRNENTILSMFNMFSGGALERMSIMALGIMPYISASIIVQMMSAVLPSLEALKKEGEAGRRKLNKYTRQGTLALALVQSLGMSAGLISQNLTLSSGLTFYIPAVTSLVAGAMFLMWLGEQITERGVGNGISMLIFASIVAGMPGMISQSIEQVNQGQMNLIVLFIFVVLGVAVTAGIVYIERAQRRVPVNYAQKQQQGRKIYAQQQSHLPLKINMAGVIPAIFASSLLLFPASLGQWVGHSSDPTMVQKILQNVALVLSPGQPLYLVLFGAMIIFFCYFYTALVFSPREVAENLKRSGAYIPGIRPGQQTQRYLDHVLNRLTFIGAIYMTVICLMPMIIQSSFGVPFHLGGTSLLIMVVVVMDFISQMQAHLMTHQYHDQTLIQSPAQ is encoded by the coding sequence ATGACCTCTTCAGGTATCCCGCTCAATCCTATAGCTTTTATTCGTAAATACAATGAGCTGTGGAGTAGAATGCTGTTTTTGATCGGCGCATTGATTGTTTATCGTTTAGGGTCTCACATCCCTGTACCTGGTATTAACCCGGTCAATCTGGCGGATTTGTTCTCTCGTAATGAGAACACTATCCTCAGTATGTTCAACATGTTTTCTGGTGGTGCACTCGAGCGTATGTCTATCATGGCGCTCGGTATTATGCCGTATATCTCGGCCTCTATTATTGTGCAGATGATGTCAGCGGTACTGCCTTCCCTAGAAGCACTTAAAAAAGAAGGGGAAGCGGGGCGTCGTAAACTGAATAAGTATACGCGTCAAGGTACCTTAGCTTTAGCTCTCGTACAGTCCCTTGGGATGAGTGCGGGACTGATCAGCCAAAACCTGACTTTGTCCTCTGGGCTCACTTTCTACATTCCCGCCGTTACCTCACTGGTAGCCGGAGCAATGTTCTTGATGTGGCTTGGTGAACAGATTACAGAACGTGGGGTAGGCAACGGCATCTCGATGCTAATCTTTGCCAGTATTGTCGCCGGTATGCCGGGTATGATTTCGCAATCTATTGAGCAAGTCAATCAGGGGCAGATGAACCTGATTGTGCTGTTTATCTTTGTAGTCTTAGGGGTTGCCGTTACCGCCGGTATTGTTTATATCGAACGAGCGCAGCGCCGAGTACCAGTGAACTATGCACAGAAGCAGCAGCAGGGTCGTAAGATTTATGCTCAGCAGCAGTCGCATTTACCACTGAAGATAAACATGGCCGGGGTTATCCCAGCGATTTTTGCCAGCTCGTTATTATTGTTTCCAGCGAGTCTAGGGCAGTGGGTAGGTCATTCAAGTGACCCTACTATGGTCCAAAAGATTCTACAAAACGTAGCGCTTGTCTTGTCACCAGGACAGCCGCTATATCTTGTACTCTTCGGCGCTATGATTATTTTCTTCTGCTATTTTTATACGGCATTGGTATTTAGTCCGCGTGAAGTCGCTGAAAACCTAAAGCGTAGTGGGGCTTATATCCCTGGTATTCGTCCAGGTCAGCAAACTCAGCGTTATTTAGATCATGTGTTAAATCGGTTGACCTTTATTGGCGCCATCTATATGACCGTGATTTGTTTAATGCCGATGATTATTCAGTCCTCTTTTGGAGTGCCATTCCATTTAGGTGGTACGTCATTACTTATTATGGTCGTTGTGGTAATGGATTTCATCTCGCAGATGCAAGCGCATTTGATGACCCATCAATACCATGACCAGACGTTAATTCAGTCACCAGCTCAGTAG
- the rplR gene encoding 50S ribosomal protein L18, producing MFDKKAARLRRAKKTRAHISHLAVHRLTVNRTPKHIYAQIISPTGGEVIAQASTLDGTLRSGATGNIDAATAVGALIAERAKAAGITKVAFDRSGFKYHGRVKALADAARENGLEF from the coding sequence ATGTTTGATAAAAAAGCAGCTCGTCTGCGTAGAGCTAAGAAAACCCGTGCCCATATCAGCCATCTTGCAGTCCATCGCTTGACGGTTAACCGCACCCCAAAGCATATCTATGCACAGATTATCTCTCCAACAGGTGGTGAAGTGATCGCGCAGGCCTCTACATTAGATGGCACCTTGCGTTCAGGCGCCACAGGTAATATTGACGCCGCTACTGCTGTAGGTGCGTTAATCGCTGAACGTGCGAAAGCAGCTGGTATCACTAAAGTTGCCTTTGACCGTAGCGGTTTTAAATATCATGGTCGAGTAAAAGCCCTAGCGGATGCTGCTCGCGAAAACGGATTGGAGTTTTAA
- the rpsE gene encoding 30S ribosomal protein S5 — MAKVEQSDGLVERLVTVDRVAKVVKGGRIFSFTALTVVGDGNGRVGFGRGKAREVPAAIQKALEAAKRNMITVELDGATLFHPIKARHGASKVLMQPASEGTGVIAGGAMRAVLEVAGVKDVLTKCYGSTNTANVVRATFNGLRDMSTPEQMAAKRGKSVDEILG; from the coding sequence ATGGCTAAAGTTGAACAATCAGACGGTTTAGTAGAACGCTTAGTTACTGTTGATCGTGTTGCAAAAGTTGTGAAAGGTGGTCGTATTTTCTCTTTCACCGCGCTAACTGTCGTTGGTGATGGTAATGGTCGTGTTGGTTTTGGTCGTGGTAAAGCCCGCGAAGTACCAGCCGCTATTCAAAAAGCACTAGAAGCTGCAAAACGCAATATGATTACAGTTGAGTTGGATGGTGCTACTTTGTTCCACCCAATCAAAGCTCGTCATGGTGCCAGTAAAGTATTGATGCAACCTGCCTCTGAAGGTACTGGTGTAATCGCTGGTGGCGCAATGCGTGCTGTATTAGAAGTCGCGGGCGTTAAAGACGTCTTGACTAAATGTTATGGTTCTACCAATACTGCTAACGTAGTTCGTGCGACGTTTAACGGTTTACGTGATATGTCAACTCCTGAGCAGATGGCAGCAAAACGTGGTAAATCTGTAGACGAAATTTTGGGCTAA
- a CDS encoding L-threonylcarbamoyladenylate synthase: protein MQVLYIHPENPQPRLIEQAAQMLANDKLLIYPTDTSYAFGCRLGAKDALAQLKLVRQLDDKHQFTLLCRDLSEIANYATVDNMQFKQLKAHTPAPITFILPATKDVPKKLAHPKKKTIGIRVPSNPIAQALLEAMGEPILTSSLMLPGEDIVMDDPFEIEERLGSLVDGLINAGIKTTKLTTIVDMTSSRAEIIRQGAGDVSELI, encoded by the coding sequence ATGCAAGTTTTGTATATTCACCCGGAAAACCCTCAACCTCGCCTTATCGAGCAAGCTGCGCAAATGCTAGCCAACGATAAACTGCTTATTTACCCTACCGATACCAGCTATGCTTTTGGCTGTCGCTTAGGCGCTAAAGACGCTTTAGCACAGCTTAAACTGGTGCGTCAGCTCGATGACAAGCACCAATTCACCCTACTGTGCCGTGATCTAAGTGAAATTGCCAATTATGCTACCGTCGATAATATGCAATTTAAACAATTAAAGGCTCATACCCCAGCGCCCATCACTTTTATTCTACCGGCGACCAAAGATGTGCCCAAAAAACTAGCACATCCTAAGAAAAAAACCATTGGTATCCGCGTACCGAGCAACCCTATTGCGCAAGCTTTATTGGAAGCTATGGGTGAACCTATCTTGACTAGCTCGCTAATGTTACCCGGCGAAGATATCGTTATGGACGACCCGTTTGAAATTGAAGAGCGTCTCGGCAGCTTAGTTGACGGCCTGATTAATGCCGGTATTAAAACTACTAAGCTCACTACCATTGTTGATATGACCAGCAGCCGTGCGGAGATTATTCGTCAGGGTGCAGGGGATGTTAGTGAGTTGATATAA
- the rpsD gene encoding 30S ribosomal protein S4 yields the protein MARYIGPKLKLSRREGTDLGLKSGVKPYDVKTKKSARPPGQHGVSRNKSSEYSLQLREKQKVKRMYGVLERQFANYYKEAARMRGATGENLLVMLERRLDNVVYKMGFGSTRAEARQLVSHRSVMIKKAGRDEFVRVNIPSIQVQDGDVIAIHEKAKEQLRISNAIELATQRGIPEWLDVDHSKKEGTFKNAPDRIDLPAEINESLIVELYSK from the coding sequence ATGGCCCGTTATATTGGACCAAAGTTAAAACTATCACGTCGCGAAGGCACAGACCTTGGTCTGAAGTCTGGCGTAAAACCGTACGACGTAAAAACGAAGAAATCAGCTCGTCCACCAGGTCAACATGGTGTAAGCCGTAACAAGAGCTCAGAGTATTCTTTACAGCTACGTGAAAAACAAAAAGTTAAGCGTATGTATGGCGTCCTAGAGCGTCAGTTCGCTAACTACTATAAAGAAGCAGCACGTATGCGTGGCGCTACAGGTGAAAACTTGTTAGTTATGCTAGAACGCCGCTTAGACAACGTTGTTTATAAGATGGGCTTTGGCTCAACTCGTGCAGAAGCACGTCAGTTGGTCAGTCACCGTTCAGTTATGATCAAGAAAGCTGGTCGTGACGAGTTTGTACGTGTGAACATTCCTTCTATTCAAGTTCAAGATGGTGATGTCATCGCTATCCACGAAAAAGCCAAAGAGCAACTACGTATTTCGAACGCTATCGAACTAGCTACGCAACGTGGTATCCCTGAATGGTTAGACGTGGATCACAGCAAAAAAGAAGGCACGTTTAAAAATGCTCCAGATCGTATTGATCTGCCAGCAGAAATTAACGAAAGCTTAATTGTTGAGCTGTACTCTAAATAA
- the rpmJ gene encoding 50S ribosomal protein L36 yields the protein MKVQASVKKICGSCKVVRRKGRVHVICKAEPRHKQRQG from the coding sequence ATGAAAGTTCAAGCATCAGTTAAAAAGATTTGTGGCAGCTGCAAAGTAGTGCGTCGTAAAGGTCGCGTTCATGTAATCTGCAAAGCAGAACCTCGTCACAAACAGCGTCAAGGCTAA
- the rplO gene encoding 50S ribosomal protein L15 encodes MGLKLNELSPAPGAKKTAQRKGRGIGSGLGKTGGRGVKGQKSRSGSSIGAGFEGGQMPLYRRLPKFGFTSQMAMTTAEVRLSELNKVEGDVVSVETLKAANIIRHDMKRVRIILSGEVKKAYTFQGVKVTKGAKEAIEAAGGKIEELASEE; translated from the coding sequence ATGGGTCTTAAATTAAATGAATTATCGCCAGCACCAGGTGCTAAAAAAACTGCACAGCGCAAGGGCCGTGGTATCGGTTCAGGCCTAGGCAAAACTGGTGGTCGTGGTGTTAAAGGCCAGAAGTCACGTTCAGGTTCTAGCATCGGTGCCGGTTTTGAAGGCGGTCAAATGCCTTTATACCGTCGTCTTCCTAAGTTTGGTTTTACCAGTCAAATGGCTATGACCACTGCAGAAGTACGTCTATCTGAGCTAAATAAAGTTGAAGGCGACGTAGTAAGCGTTGAGACTTTAAAAGCGGCTAACATCATTCGTCATGACATGAAGCGCGTGCGCATCATCTTATCTGGCGAAGTGAAAAAAGCTTACACCTTCCAAGGTGTTAAAGTGACTAAAGGCGCTAAAGAAGCCATTGAAGCTGCTGGCGGCAAGATCGAAGAGCTAGCAAGCGAGGAGTAA
- a CDS encoding elongation factor P hydroxylase, with protein sequence MSVSPLLSTAPTFTTLLTSATSGSLRERLLALMADSKRIADPDYNPCLADAWLDRMRKRWQALQKPNSSLVSESARSEDDPTHEQPLTDWLIELFNTVFAAQNTVLVRGDYEPEYFPATLEAPAQIVFAHGFFASALHELSHWCIAGKHRRTLADYGYWYAADGRDEAQQHAFEQVEIKPQAVECLLTLACQRPFRVSQDNLFADFDTSQSTFPQDVYKQAQHYIEQPATLPRDAQQLLAVLLTVCR encoded by the coding sequence ATGTCTGTCAGTCCTTTACTATCTACTGCCCCCACTTTTACCACCTTACTTACTTCAGCTACTAGTGGGTCGCTACGTGAGCGTTTACTGGCGCTTATGGCAGACTCTAAACGCATTGCCGACCCTGATTATAATCCCTGCTTAGCGGACGCTTGGTTAGACCGTATGCGCAAGCGTTGGCAAGCATTGCAAAAGCCTAATAGCTCGCTAGTTAGTGAAAGTGCTAGGTCAGAGGACGATCCAACTCACGAGCAGCCGTTAACCGACTGGCTAATAGAACTATTTAACACCGTCTTTGCGGCACAAAATACTGTGTTGGTACGAGGAGATTATGAGCCAGAATACTTTCCTGCCACCCTAGAGGCTCCTGCACAAATAGTCTTCGCTCATGGTTTTTTTGCCAGTGCCTTGCATGAGTTGAGCCACTGGTGTATTGCCGGTAAACATCGCCGCACCTTAGCGGATTATGGCTATTGGTACGCTGCTGATGGTCGCGATGAAGCCCAACAGCACGCTTTTGAGCAGGTAGAAATCAAACCGCAAGCGGTAGAATGCTTATTAACATTAGCCTGTCAGCGACCTTTTAGGGTGTCACAGGACAATCTATTCGCTGACTTTGATACCAGTCAGAGCACTTTTCCCCAAGATGTCTACAAACAAGCCCAGCACTATATCGAGCAGCCTGCTACCCTACCACGCGATGCCCAACAGTTACTCGCAGTTTTACTAACGGTGTGTCGTTAA
- the rpsN gene encoding 30S ribosomal protein S14 — MAKKSMINRELKREKMVAKYAEQRIKLKSIISDSNASDEERMDAMLELQALPRNSSPVRLRNRCAITGRPHGYFRKFGLSRNMLRERVMQGDVPGVRKASW; from the coding sequence ATGGCAAAGAAGAGCATGATTAATCGCGAATTGAAACGCGAAAAAATGGTTGCTAAATATGCTGAACAGCGTATTAAGCTAAAAAGCATCATCAGTGATTCAAATGCAAGCGATGAAGAACGTATGGACGCAATGTTAGAGCTACAAGCTCTTCCACGCAACTCATCACCAGTTCGTCTGCGCAACCGCTGTGCAATCACTGGTCGTCCTCACGGTTACTTCCGCAAGTTTGGCTTATCACGTAATATGTTACGTGAACGTGTCATGCAAGGCGATGTGCCTGGTGTTCGTAAAGCTAGCTGGTAA
- a CDS encoding YceD family protein, whose product MPQQNESVTPATAETAVTAKDGISTQLPQRVSLDKWADIGFNWQGEMMPADFERLQAMLSDEQEQTAIKITAALARSSNVLSLNFDLIGSVWLTCQRCLQPVNVELTGTHNIALLEDEGQIGLLDEDDDHLLLEEVAFKDGHDTYLPLERLIEDEILLKIPLSPKHDDCEMEVEQVGEIEEFEEESPFAALAALKGKL is encoded by the coding sequence ATGCCACAGCAAAATGAATCAGTAACACCTGCCACTGCAGAGACGGCAGTAACCGCTAAAGACGGCATCTCTACCCAATTACCGCAACGCGTTTCTTTAGATAAATGGGCGGATATTGGCTTTAATTGGCAGGGCGAGATGATGCCTGCGGATTTTGAACGTCTGCAAGCTATGTTGTCTGACGAGCAAGAACAGACTGCTATAAAAATTACCGCAGCCTTAGCACGCAGTAGCAATGTATTGAGTCTAAACTTCGACTTGATCGGTAGCGTTTGGTTGACCTGCCAACGCTGCTTGCAGCCCGTTAATGTCGAGCTAACCGGCACTCACAATATCGCCTTGTTAGAAGATGAAGGGCAAATAGGACTACTAGATGAAGACGATGACCATTTACTATTAGAAGAAGTGGCTTTTAAAGATGGTCATGACACTTATCTGCCGCTTGAGCGATTAATCGAAGATGAAATTCTACTAAAAATTCCTTTATCCCCTAAGCATGATGATTGTGAGATGGAAGTTGAGCAAGTCGGTGAAATAGAAGAGTTTGAAGAAGAAAGTCCTTTTGCTGCACTAGCGGCGCTTAAAGGTAAGCTCTAG
- the rpsM gene encoding 30S ribosomal protein S13, protein MARIAGVNIPDNKHAVISLTYIFGVGRTTAKTILEKVGIAPTTKISQLDDSQLDAVRAEVANYMTEGDLRREVSMNIKRLVDLGCYRGIRHRRNLPVRGQNTKNNARTRKGPTRPLKR, encoded by the coding sequence ATGGCTCGTATTGCCGGCGTAAACATTCCGGATAATAAGCATGCTGTGATTTCACTAACTTACATTTTTGGTGTAGGCCGTACCACTGCTAAGACAATCTTAGAAAAAGTTGGTATCGCTCCTACTACTAAAATCAGTCAGTTAGATGATTCACAATTGGATGCTGTCCGTGCAGAAGTTGCAAACTACATGACCGAAGGTGATCTTCGTCGTGAAGTGTCAATGAACATTAAGCGTTTAGTTGATCTTGGTTGTTACCGTGGCATCCGCCATCGTCGTAACCTGCCAGTAAGAGGTCAGAACACCAAGAACAACGCTCGTACTCGTAAGGGTCCGACACGCCCTCTCAAAAGATAA
- a CDS encoding DNA-directed RNA polymerase subunit alpha has translation MMLNATEFLTPNAINVDTVNETIAKVTLEPLERGFGHTLGNALRRILLSSLPGAAVIEAEIDGVNHEYSTLEGLQEDVLDLLLNLKGLAITLHDQNEVFLTLDKQGPGIITAADIELPHNVEIINPELVLGTLSDRGHLKMRLRVVMGRGYEPANQRREDGDTKAIGRLKLDASFSPVLRVAYQVENARVEQRTDLDKLIVELETNGTIDPEEAIRKAATILQQQISIFVDLEAEEAPEPVKEKEEVDPVLLRPVDDLELTVRSANCLKAENIYYIGDLVQRSETELLKTPNLGKKSLTEIKDVLASKDLELGMRLDNWPPADLRVDDRFSYRSR, from the coding sequence ATGATGCTAAATGCAACTGAGTTTCTAACGCCGAATGCCATTAACGTGGACACGGTTAATGAAACGATTGCGAAAGTCACGCTCGAACCGTTAGAACGCGGCTTTGGGCATACCCTCGGGAATGCTCTTCGTCGTATTTTATTGTCTTCATTACCTGGTGCGGCAGTCATTGAAGCTGAGATTGATGGTGTAAACCATGAGTACTCAACTTTAGAAGGCCTGCAAGAGGATGTGCTTGATCTGCTTCTTAATTTGAAGGGATTGGCCATCACTTTGCATGATCAGAATGAAGTATTTTTGACCTTGGATAAACAAGGTCCAGGTATCATTACTGCAGCAGATATTGAGCTACCTCATAATGTCGAAATTATCAACCCTGAGTTGGTATTGGGTACTTTGAGTGATCGTGGCCATCTTAAGATGCGCCTGCGTGTGGTTATGGGTCGTGGCTATGAGCCAGCCAATCAACGCCGTGAAGATGGCGACACCAAAGCTATTGGTCGTCTAAAGCTGGATGCCAGCTTTAGCCCAGTACTTCGGGTAGCTTATCAAGTTGAAAATGCGCGTGTCGAACAGCGTACGGATCTTGATAAACTGATTGTTGAGCTTGAGACCAACGGTACTATCGATCCAGAAGAAGCAATTCGTAAAGCGGCCACTATCCTACAACAACAGATTTCTATCTTTGTTGACTTAGAAGCCGAAGAAGCGCCTGAGCCTGTAAAAGAAAAAGAAGAGGTTGACCCTGTGCTTTTACGCCCAGTGGATGATCTCGAACTAACGGTTCGCTCAGCCAACTGTTTAAAAGCTGAAAACATTTACTACATCGGTGATTTGGTACAACGTTCAGAGACTGAACTGCTTAAAACCCCAAATCTTGGTAAGAAATCATTAACAGAAATCAAGGACGTATTAGCGTCTAAAGATTTAGAGTTGGGTATGCGCCTTGATAACTGGCCACCAGCTGACTTACGTGTTGATGATCGTTTCTCTTATCGTAGCCGTTAA
- the rplX gene encoding 50S ribosomal protein L24: MAKLRKGDSVIVIAGKDKGKQGTVLAVKADRIKVEGINIVTKHQKPNQAAGVEGGIVKQEAFLHISNVAFFNAQTQKADRIAYQVGEDGTKNRVYRSTGEVVATA, translated from the coding sequence ATGGCTAAATTACGTAAAGGCGATTCGGTAATTGTTATTGCTGGTAAAGACAAAGGCAAACAAGGTACCGTTTTAGCTGTTAAAGCGGATCGCATTAAAGTTGAAGGCATTAACATTGTCACTAAACATCAGAAGCCTAACCAGGCAGCTGGCGTTGAAGGCGGCATCGTTAAGCAAGAAGCTTTTCTGCATATTTCTAATGTCGCATTCTTTAATGCGCAAACCCAAAAAGCAGACCGTATAGCTTACCAGGTCGGCGAAGACGGTACTAAAAACCGTGTTTACCGTTCAACTGGTGAAGTTGTGGCGACTGCGTAA